In Sinorhizobium numidicum, the following proteins share a genomic window:
- a CDS encoding ABC transporter permease, translating into MRAENMRRLTVQLVCRQFLRLIIETRELTLALLIVALIIATWLASPFFFSMANFRAITVGMAPTAIIAIGMTMLLASGGFDLSVGSVLALASTIVALLIIDGWPIPLAVLAALALGAAIGLANGLVVTKINVNPLVATLGSMSIARGIALVLTEGFSLSNLPAAFAWAGKAQFIGVPFLVWTTLGLVVLFDLAMRHVRFFRQIYYIGSNERAARLSGLPVERVRIVAYMLSGLLAALAGVLLASRLMSGTPTAGAGLELQVLAAAVIGGASLRGGEGTVLGAFLGVIFVALINNAMTMLAVSIYWQMIVTGTVLVAAVALDMLVRRGNE; encoded by the coding sequence ATGAGAGCCGAGAACATGCGCCGCCTTACAGTTCAGCTGGTCTGCAGGCAGTTCCTGCGTCTCATCATCGAGACGCGCGAATTGACGCTCGCCCTTCTGATCGTGGCACTCATCATCGCCACCTGGCTGGCCTCTCCCTTCTTCTTCTCCATGGCTAATTTCCGGGCGATCACAGTCGGTATGGCGCCGACCGCCATCATCGCCATCGGCATGACAATGCTGCTCGCCTCGGGCGGTTTCGACCTGTCCGTCGGCTCCGTTCTCGCGCTCGCAAGCACCATCGTGGCGCTGCTAATCATCGACGGCTGGCCGATCCCGCTCGCCGTCCTGGCCGCGCTCGCGCTCGGCGCCGCGATCGGATTGGCGAACGGGCTGGTCGTCACCAAGATCAACGTCAACCCGCTTGTCGCGACCCTAGGCTCGATGTCGATCGCGCGAGGGATAGCATTGGTGCTCACAGAGGGTTTTTCTTTGTCAAACCTGCCGGCCGCCTTCGCCTGGGCCGGCAAGGCGCAGTTTATTGGCGTCCCTTTCCTGGTTTGGACGACCCTCGGGCTGGTCGTCCTGTTCGATCTGGCCATGCGGCATGTACGTTTCTTCCGCCAAATCTATTACATCGGATCGAATGAAAGGGCGGCGCGCCTGTCGGGCCTGCCTGTCGAGCGCGTCCGCATCGTCGCCTATATGCTCTCGGGCCTGCTTGCCGCGCTCGCCGGCGTGCTGCTTGCCTCCAGGCTGATGAGCGGCACCCCTACCGCTGGCGCCGGGCTTGAGCTGCAGGTTCTCGCAGCCGCAGTGATCGGCGGCGCCAGTCTGCGCGGCGGCGAAGGGACGGTTCTCGGCGCCTTCCTCGGGGTGATCTTCGTCGCCCTCATCAACAACGCCATGACCATGCTGGCAGTATCGATCTACTGGCAGATGATCGTCACCGGCACCGTGCTCGTGGCCGCGGTCGCACTCGACATGCTCGTGCGCCGCGGCAACGAATGA
- a CDS encoding substrate-binding domain-containing protein, producing MTTLDMDRRDLLKFGGLGLAGLSLLPGFSAEAFAQGAGMEYVFLSCVTQVPFWVDHRKALEDCAKLLGVKTAFTGPLDFDTAAQARQLDELIAKKPAGLLIFPADAAALTPGIDRAVEAGIPVAMIIGDAPGSKRQIYLGISNLAAGKVGGKMLADAIGGKGKVLLGSFPAPSVLERVEGYKTYFKENAPGIEVVDVVNDKADPSYAPTAYSQALLAHPDVIGVGGTDGDSGKGAAIAVTEAGLQGKVKIVAMDRNDDMLPYIEDGTIVGSVVQKSYVEAFLGVYLLHWLNTGAMKVVPDHKAAGINPLPEKVETGVMQLTKANVAQFKH from the coding sequence ATGACCACACTCGACATGGATCGCCGCGATCTTCTCAAGTTTGGAGGACTGGGCCTGGCGGGCCTCAGCCTGCTGCCTGGCTTCAGCGCGGAGGCGTTCGCGCAGGGAGCCGGGATGGAATATGTCTTCTTATCCTGCGTCACCCAGGTTCCGTTCTGGGTCGACCATCGCAAGGCGCTCGAAGATTGCGCGAAGCTTCTGGGCGTCAAGACAGCCTTCACAGGGCCGCTCGATTTCGACACCGCCGCGCAGGCGCGCCAGCTCGATGAGCTCATCGCCAAGAAACCCGCGGGCCTGCTCATCTTCCCCGCCGATGCCGCCGCGCTCACGCCAGGCATCGACAGGGCAGTGGAGGCTGGCATTCCCGTCGCCATGATCATCGGCGACGCGCCCGGCTCGAAGCGCCAGATCTATCTCGGCATTTCCAACCTCGCGGCAGGCAAGGTCGGCGGCAAGATGCTTGCCGACGCGATCGGCGGAAAAGGGAAGGTGCTGCTCGGCTCGTTCCCGGCCCCCTCCGTTCTGGAGCGTGTGGAAGGCTACAAGACCTATTTCAAGGAGAACGCGCCGGGAATCGAGGTTGTCGATGTCGTCAACGACAAGGCCGACCCCTCTTACGCGCCGACCGCCTATAGCCAGGCTCTGCTTGCCCATCCCGATGTGATCGGCGTCGGCGGCACCGATGGCGACAGCGGCAAGGGGGCTGCGATTGCGGTCACCGAAGCCGGCCTCCAGGGCAAGGTGAAGATCGTCGCCATGGACCGGAACGACGACATGCTGCCCTATATCGAGGATGGGACGATCGTCGGATCGGTCGTGCAGAAATCCTATGTCGAGGCCTTTCTCGGTGTATATCTGCTGCACTGGCTCAACACAGGCGCCATGAAAGTGGTGCCGGACCATAAAGCCGCAGGCATCAACCCACTGCCGGAGAAGGTGGAGACCGGCGTCATGCAGCTCACCAAGGCAAACGTGGCGCAGTTCAAGCACTAG
- a CDS encoding FadR/GntR family transcriptional regulator, producing MTMTAALPQLTAISTNDRATPSLVYRSLLRSIKDGLMVPGAKLPNERELAQQLNTSRTAVRSALAMMERQGLVRRRVGSGTFLTDDAHDVFGRMDQTNAASHEAVPSFAEIVEGRLLFEPAMMHLVVSRVQEHEIVEMRRILEVILGATTWEDFKESIYALHRQMFASTKNKFLEQIMASILDDRRAVLLDGHDTGKPAPSPVKQQTYKDLKSIVDAIADRNGQRAEELVSNHLMRTLATINIWQ from the coding sequence ATGACCATGACTGCCGCATTGCCGCAACTGACCGCCATCAGCACCAACGACCGGGCGACCCCGTCGCTGGTCTACCGGTCGCTGCTACGCAGCATCAAGGACGGGCTGATGGTGCCGGGTGCCAAGCTCCCCAACGAGCGCGAGCTCGCCCAGCAGCTCAACACCAGTCGCACGGCGGTGCGCAGCGCGCTGGCGATGATGGAGCGGCAGGGCCTGGTGCGCCGCCGCGTCGGCAGCGGCACCTTCCTCACTGACGATGCGCACGACGTATTCGGGCGAATGGACCAGACCAACGCCGCAAGCCACGAGGCCGTGCCGTCCTTCGCCGAGATCGTAGAGGGGCGCCTCTTGTTCGAGCCGGCAATGATGCACCTCGTCGTCAGCCGGGTGCAGGAGCACGAGATCGTCGAGATGCGCCGCATCCTCGAAGTGATCCTTGGCGCCACCACCTGGGAAGATTTCAAGGAAAGCATCTACGCGCTGCACCGGCAGATGTTCGCCTCGACCAAGAACAAGTTCCTCGAGCAGATCATGGCTTCGATCCTGGACGACCGCCGCGCCGTGCTGCTTGACGGTCACGACACCGGCAAGCCAGCGCCTAGCCCGGTGAAACAGCAGACCTACAAGGACCTCAAGTCGATTGTCGACGCAATTGCCGACCGCAACGGCCAGCGCGCCGAGGAGCTGGTTTCCAACCACCTGATGCGGACGCTTGCGACGATTAACATTTGGCAATAG
- a CDS encoding creatininase family protein, which translates to MTSPEIGALDRAATVVILPLGSVEQHGNHMPLGTDTLLAQAVSLAAAETAGDTIVMPPPWYGFSAHHMRFPGSTTLRPETLIAVVEDVVASVVTHGFRRILIVNGHGGNNGVIDVLASTLGHTHYGAARIAALTYFALAREAIAKLRKSESGGMGHACEFETSMVQHLRPELVKIDLAETTYPDPGSRYLTTDLLGAQAIRLYHDFGDLSPTGTLGDPALASPEAGKAFFDAVTSELATFIANFRFWTIPERRP; encoded by the coding sequence ATGACCTCGCCCGAAATCGGCGCGCTGGACCGCGCCGCGACGGTCGTTATTCTGCCGCTAGGCTCCGTCGAGCAGCACGGCAACCACATGCCGCTCGGCACAGATACGCTGCTGGCCCAGGCGGTGTCTCTGGCGGCGGCGGAAACCGCGGGCGACACAATCGTCATGCCGCCACCCTGGTATGGATTCTCAGCCCACCACATGCGCTTCCCCGGCTCGACAACGCTGCGCCCCGAAACGCTGATCGCTGTGGTCGAGGACGTGGTCGCCTCGGTGGTAACACACGGCTTCCGCCGCATTCTCATCGTCAATGGGCACGGCGGCAATAACGGCGTGATCGACGTGCTGGCCTCAACGCTCGGCCACACCCATTACGGTGCCGCCCGGATCGCCGCGCTCACCTACTTTGCCCTCGCGCGCGAGGCGATCGCAAAACTGCGCAAGTCGGAAAGCGGCGGCATGGGCCACGCCTGCGAGTTCGAGACTTCGATGGTCCAGCACCTCCGGCCCGAGCTGGTGAAGATCGACCTTGCCGAGACCACCTACCCCGACCCGGGCTCGCGCTACCTCACCACCGACCTGCTTGGAGCACAGGCCATCCGCCTCTACCACGACTTCGGCGACCTTTCGCCCACCGGCACCCTTGGCGACCCGGCGCTCGCCAGTCCAGAAGCGGGAAAGGCCTTCTTCGACGCCGTCACAAGCGAACTCGCCACGTTCATTGCCAACTTCCGCTTCTGGACCATTCCGGAGCGGCGGCCGTGA